A window of Hordeum vulgare subsp. vulgare chromosome 5H, MorexV3_pseudomolecules_assembly, whole genome shotgun sequence genomic DNA:
GGTAGCATACAAACAAGTTAACTCCACCGATCAATATACATTAGCAACACTAGGCTATTAACGACTTTTTATGATCGTACCATACCAAAAAAAAGGCAATTGACCGGCCCCACACATTCGAATTCGAAGAAGATGGCGCAAAGATACAAAGCCATGGATTTTCATACCAAGCAAGTTCCTCATATAATTAAACATAGTATTGTTAAGTAACTTAACACAGTACATCTCATATCACCCTCCTTGCATGAAGTTTACAACACTTGAACACAGTAATCTCCCTACTACACCGATCTAACAAGTAGGCAGGAACACACACCATTTAACTAATTATAGCCCAAGATTAAAATATGAAGAAAAAGCATGCATGTTAAAACCAACATCACCACCCTAATTGAAGAACGCGCGCGAGACCATACAACATAACCCTAAATTAAAACTAAGGCGGGGAGACGTAATTCATCAGTGACATCCACACCTTCATGCATGCATAACCCAATGCATCCCCTACGGTCACAGCTCTCATTCCCTGACGATCACATCACATTCCCCGACGAGGAAGAGCTGAAGCCGGACAAGAACTCCGTCGGCcacccgccaccgccaccgctccCGGGCCAGTACTGCTCGTGCGCTCCGACAAAGCCGCCTCCAGCGCCGCCGGCGCCCGCGCCGTGCTCCTCCATCTTGATCGACGCCAGCTGCGCGAGCAGCCCCGATGCAACGCCTCTCGGGAACCCGTCGGCCAGCTGTGAGCCGATGTCGCCGTCGGCGAAGTGGTACCCGTGCAGCCCTTGCTGCAGGAACTGCGGCGGCAGGAACGGCAGGTTGTGGTGTTGGTGATGGCTGTGGCTGTGGTACCCCTCCAGAGACGCCTCCAGTGCAGCTGCCGCggggaggccgcctaggtggtgcggcagcgccTGCATGCTGGCGATGACGTCGGCCGCGGTCGCCGCGGCGGCGCTCGTGGTGGTCGAGGTGGAGGTGGTGGAAGAGGACGACGTGGCGGCTGTGACGGCACCGCCACCGCCCTGGCCCTGGCCCTGGCGCGATGACTTCTTGCTGGAGCGCTTGGTGTTGCGGCGGCAACCGCCGCCGACGGGGACGTTGCGGAGCGCGCCGCCCCGCGTCCAGTAGCGGCGGCACGCCTTGCAGAAGTGGCGCGGCTGCGAGAGCGAGTAGTTATTGAAGTAGCAAAACTTGGTGTTGGCCGAGTCGCAGCGCGGGCACCGGAGCGTGCCGGGCTCCGGCAGCGGCACGCGGGCCATCCGGGCGCGCTCCGTCATCGACACTGACGGACGCGGTGGCTGCTCACCCGGGTTACCCTGCTGTCCCGACACAACCAGCTGCAGCGAGGCCGAAGCTGATCCGGCTACCGCTGGCGCGCTTGCCGCAGTGTTGCCGGGCACGTCCGGCAGCGGCGCCAGCTGGCCGGACGACGGAGGGATCAGCTGGTGGTGCTGGTGTtcgctgccgccacctcctcccatgAAACACTGAagaggctgctgctgctgcatctGCACGATCGAATTAGAGGCCGCCGGATACATTATTTATGACCGAATTAACTTTAAAGCATGGTATATTCAAGAACATGCTTAGAATGATGTCATAACGTTCTTAAAAGCAAGCCCGCAAAAGTGTGATCAAATAAGAAAACTTTAAATCAATCAATAAGCACGGATCAGGGAGGAAAACAACTAGCTAGTGAAATGATCCAATTCAATTGATTGTGCTGATGTACGTGGGTGCGTTGAAACAAATTCgttgaagaagagagagagaggaccaGCTAGATAATTACCTGGTTCCAACTTGGAGGGTCGAGGAAGATCGGGAAGGAGGAGAAAACCATGGTGAGATGTGATGAGGAGTTATCCCCTTGTTCCTCTCTACTTTGTGAGAGAGTTTGAAGCTGAGAAGACGAGtgaaagaagaagagaggaggggcAAAACCAAACCACACCTTTTGCTCCCCTTGCAAGTGCTCTCCCTTTATAATTTATGTGGCCTTTCTTAGCAGCTAAGGGAGAATGAGCCAGTACCCGGAAACTCTGCAAACCAGACAGAGATCTAAAGAGAGAGTGACACCAAGCTCAGCTATAGCTAGTGGGGATGGATGTCATGGGTCATGAGAGGGGGTGGCAACTAAAGGTGATTGGCCAAACCCTAACAGTAGGAGCAAGCTAGCTTAGTGCCAGAGGAGAGATGCCATGCTAAGGAAACATCCTGCACAgcaatggagggggaggggaggagatgaTGTGTACTGTGTGAGACCGATGAGAGTGAATTGAAGGTCCCTCTTCATGCTTGCGCCATGTATTTATACACCCCCGGAGGCCAGAAAAGAAGAGCTGATCAAAGCTGCCCGCCGGCCTTCTTGGCCTGGTGTTTGCTAGCTAAGTGTGGGCCCCACATGTATTCCGAGCTGCTGGTAGAATCAGATTCGCCTGTGGGATTGTACGGATGTTTGTACTGTGCACATGGGTATATGCATGTTGGTGAGACGGGACAGGTTTGGTTTGACGTGACCATGGTGTGCCGCTTTAATCATGGGTTTGGATTACTTAATTTAGAGTGCAGATAAGATGCTTAATGCAATCACTCTAGAGAATCAAGATGGTATCACAATGCACAACTACTTGGGGCCTCTTCGATTCGCCTAGTTACAGGAAGTTGGCATGTATTCCTAAGATCATCTATAACCGGATTAGCAAATCCGACTACTCAAATGTTTAAGGATCTGTCAAAAACATTGTTTAGACATGTCTTAGAAAAATATTTACAATCACATATCGTAATTTAAAATATCAGATACATGTAAAGACGTGCATGATGATCATCATGTCTGTATCCGTATTGACCCAGTAGGGTATCAATGTACATGAATGGGATGAATTTGATACAATGAGAATTGATCCACCTACGTAATTAATAGAGAAGTTTGTTCCTATCCGACGGCGCGGGCTGGTCGGCGTCGAGCTGGCACGGTGAGGTGGGGCTAAAATTTGGGTCGAAGAGAAAGAACATCTCCTTTTCGGGTGGCTGCAGATGAGACCGCTATTGAATGGAGCGAGTGTCCGGTCGTTCGGGCGTCCTAATATCGTCTCTATATTTATTCCGATTTGAAGGGTGTTGGTCAGTCCGGCGTATAGGGACCAAATGAGGGGTTTGGTTGAGTCAACTTTTTTTAATTAAACATTGACTGAACGGGCGTTTCAGACCTTTAGGGTGGAAGTATGGTTCTCGCGGTAGATGCTCTTAATCCTATAGGAGTATAAAATCACAAGAATTAGCATCACTAAATGTTTGATTCACCACGGAAAAAACAATAGAGATAAAGCAAAAGGTTTGAGTAAATTGCACAAGGACTTAGGAAAACCCTGAAGAGTTATTATTGACCTAGAAACGTTAGGCGCACTTTGCTGAGCCGTCGATGTTGctggatttttatattttttttacttGTCTCTTTTAAAATATAAGATGTATTGGTATTTTGAAAAGCCAAACCTCTTTAAGTTTGACCACATTTGTATGAAAATATACCAATATCCATAATATTAAAATGTATTttgtatttatcatgaataaactaatacaccttatattttggaacaaAGTGAGTATTTGGTTTTGTTAGTGGGCGGATGATGGAGTGTGTTTTCTTTCTTATTCATATAATGTGGTGTTTTCATGGATATTTCGTGTTGCGATTTTATGTTGTATGCTATTCAATTCATATTTATGTAGCGAAATTTTCTGCGTCGATGGCTACAAGTTGTATATTGGTGTTGCAGTATCACATGTTGACAATTCTTTTTTCTAGATGATGAGAGAATGCATAGGATTGATATGCTTTTATAGTCCGGTTCCTTCCAATTGATTTGAAAGATTGTTAACCCAATCAAAACCATGTGCCGGTAGAATGAGAGAGCTTTAAAATAAGAGAGCAGAGTGAATTAAAAAAACTGACTGAAAGATTGTTGATCCGGTCAAAATCGATGATCCCATTTCAAGTTGGCGACCTCAACTGAATGAGAGCCTCCAATCCTATGAAGCTTAATGCTAGAATGAATTAAGAGAATTGAATGAGAGATTGTTGACCCACTCAAAATTTATGACCCAATTTTAAATTTATGACCTAAATTGAAAAAGAGGCCTTCAATCCTAGCGAGTTTAGTGATATAGTATACTTGAAGAGCCCATTGATGAACCCGTTTATAAATAAATGGCACTATAATAAACCATAAAGTTTAGCACTACAACAAACCATAAGTTTAATTTTTATCTTCTTTGCGAGGAAATACTACTACTCTTTTTTTAACTCAGTACAGACGCAAGCGCTTATATATATGCGCATACACTCACCGCTATGAACGCACACACGTACATCCTATTCTTATGAACACCTTTGAGAGACTGAGccgacatatcatcttgagatttatgAAGTCACCGTAGATGCCTCGTCGTCAAGGTTAACGTCTCCTCCCATGAAATGCACATCACTCAAATCTTGAAATAAATCTAGGAATTATGCGAGCACGAGGACTTGAACCCTGATAAGATGGAAATAGAGATGTCCCCCTCAAGTCAGAGGCTGTGCGGTTTTTTCTACCCCCTCAAGTCGGTTTTTTCTACCCCCTCAAGTCTCTAAAACATTCCATataagtttacggagggagtaacatATACGAGAAGGTAGTGGAAAATATACCAGAAGGATTGCTTAAGGGAAACGTTTTACGCCCACGCACCGGCCGAAACTTTGGCCAGTTGCTCAGTTGCCACGCGATGGAGCCCCATCGTACGTCCCGCACATCACTCGGGTCCACCTTATCTTCTCATGTTTTCCTCTTCctcccgacccccccccccctttctctTTCAGCCTAACGCGTTGGTGGCCGTGCTCCTTGTTTTCCTCCTCCGGATTTTGCCGCCGGCTAGCCCCAATCCAGTGCAAGTCCCTACCTCCAACCTTAGCGCCCTCGCCCACTTCTTCCTCTACCCCCGACTACAAGTTCTCTTCGTCCCGGTGAGCTGTAGTTAGAAGCGGTTGCACACATGCTGGAACCACCCACCGGAGAAGCTACAAGCACGTCGACACGACCTCCTCCCCCACCTCTGCAACGGGCATGGTCGGCGAAGTTTCGTCCATGGTTGGAGCCGCGTCCATGGCCGACGATGCAATTTGATACATGCTTCAACCGGCATCGAAATTTGTTACAACCAGCATCGCATTCTGCTACCACATGCGTCACATTTTGCTTCAACCCACATGGCGTCGTAATTTTTGCTACAAGCAGCATttcattttgctacaaccggcgaaATGGTGAGCTAAAACGAGCAGCACGACGAGGTGCGGTCGCTCAGCGGCGAGATGATTTTGTGCTGGAACCATCTTGCAAAGATTCTACAACTACATACCGGAGTTGGTACAACCAGCTTGCAAAGATGCTACAACCGTCATCAtattttgctacatccatcaagGCTGAACTGCgcccgtgatggtgatgatggctttttgctacaaccatcgTAGGTTTTTGCTACGTCCGGCAAAAACTTTTGTTACATCCGTTCATTTTAGATGCAAATGCCACTACCTGCAACGGCGAGCTACTACGACTGATGGATGACATTGACTTTTCTGCTGCAACCATTGTCTCCGTTTTGCTACGACCGGCAATGAAAAATGCTACAACAGACAGTTCTATTTCCTGGAACCAGTCAATCATCGGCGAGGCGGAGCTGCATCCATGGCATGTGCGGGCGGTGAGCTCCGGATTCATCCATGGCGagcacggacggcaaagctacatCCATAGCGAGTGCGAGCGGCTGAGCTGCATCCATGGCGAGCGCGGCGTCGGAGTTGCATCCATGGACAACCGGCGAGTGCAAGACCTCTGGGGAGAGCGGGCGGCCGGCGAGCGCGGATCTCCGACGGGGATGACAAGGAAGCAGGCACCGGCGAGAAGAAGAAGACTGTCGCAAGGAAGGAGAAGACTGCAATGGCTTAATCATGCGGTTAGACAGTTTTGATTTGATGCAATTGTTAGCTTTGATTAGGTCACATGTATATATGACGGACGTGGCTCCCGGCATTGGACGGTCTGAGCGCGACCAGTCGAACCGTTACGGTCCGCCAGCGCAGATCAGTCTGCATTGCCTAAAGCGTTATCTATTTTTATGCtcattatatttttatttttttgaaatgcATACCCTTAAGTCTGATAAATtaaaaagataaaaaagactTCTCTAATTAATTAACGAAAATCCAAGCAAAAAACCGTTACAACTTGCCCATATCAGGGCACCTGCAACACACACCGTGACCCCGAGAACACGCATCGAGTGAGCTGCCGGCTCCGTCGCCTGA
This region includes:
- the LOC123395518 gene encoding dof zinc finger protein DOF5.1-like, coding for MVFSSFPIFLDPPSWNQMQQQQPLQCFMGGGGGSEHQHHQLIPPSSGQLAPLPDVPGNTAASAPAVAGSASASLQLVVSGQQGNPGEQPPRPSVSMTERARMARVPLPEPGTLRCPRCDSANTKFCYFNNYSLSQPRHFCKACRRYWTRGGALRNVPVGGGCRRNTKRSSKKSSRQGQGQGGGGAVTAATSSSSTTSTSTTTSAAAATAADVIASMQALPHHLGGLPAAAALEASLEGYHSHSHHQHHNLPFLPPQFLQQGLHGYHFADGDIGSQLADGFPRGVASGLLAQLASIKMEEHGAGAGGAGGGFVGAHEQYWPGSGGGGGWPTEFLSGFSSSSSGNVM